One genomic region from Pecten maximus chromosome 5, xPecMax1.1, whole genome shotgun sequence encodes:
- the LOC117326732 gene encoding putative uncharacterized protein DDB_G0286901: MDNSCIDINRDMDNSSIDINSDMDNSSIDINRDMDNSSIDINRDMDNSCVDINSDMDNSSIDINSDMDNSCIDINMDMDKSCIDINRDMDNSCIEINRDMDNSCIDINMDMDNSCIDINRDMDNSCIDINRDINNSCIDINRDMDNSCIDINRDMDNSYIDINRDMDNSSIDINRDMDNSSIDINNSCIDINRDMDNSCIDINRDMDNSCSIDISRDTYLQGNPLPTL; the protein is encoded by the coding sequence ATGGACAACTCCTGTATTGACATTAACAGGGACATGGACAACTCCAGCATTGACATTAACAGTGACATGGACAACTCCAGCATTGACATTAACAGGGACATGGACAACTCCAGCATTGACATTAACAGAGACATGGACAACTCCTGTGTTGACATTAACAGTGACATGGACAACTCCAGCATTGACATTAACAGTGACATGGACAACTCCTGTATTGACATTAACATGGACATGGACAAATCCTGTATTGACATTAACAGGGACATGGACAACTCCTGTATTGAAATTAACAGGGACATGGACAATTCCTGTATTGACATTAACATGGACATGGACAACTCCTGTATTGACATTAACAGGGACATGGACAACTCCTGTATTGACATTAACAGGGACATAAACAACTCCTGTATTGACATTAACAGGGACATGGACAACTCCTGTATTGACATTAACAGGGACATGGACAACTCCTATATTGACATTAACAGGGACATGGACAACTCCAGCATTGACATTAACAGGGACATGGACAACTCCAGCATTGACATAAACAACTCCTGTATTGACATTAACAGGGACATGGACAACTCCTGTATTGACATTAACAGGGACATGGACAACTCCTGCAGCATTGACATAAGCAGGGACACGTATCTCCAGGGGAATCCCCTTCCCACTTTGTAG